A window of the Diceros bicornis minor isolate mBicDic1 chromosome 28, mDicBic1.mat.cur, whole genome shotgun sequence genome harbors these coding sequences:
- the IER5L gene encoding immediate early response gene 5-like protein: MECALDAQSLISISLRKIHSSRTQRGGIKLHKNLLVSYVLRNARQLYLSERYAELYRRQQQQQQQQQQQPPHHQHQHLAYAAPGMPASAADFGPLQLGGGGDAEAREPAARHQLHQLHQLHQLHLQQQLHQHQHPAPRGCAAAAAGAPAGGAGALSELPGCAALQPPHGAPHRGQPLEPLQPGPAPLPPPAPAALCPRDPRASAACSAPPGAAPQAAAAVSPPASPAPASSPGFYRGAYPAPSDFGVHCSSQTTVLDLDTHVVTTVENGYLHQDCCASAHCLCCGQGAPGPGLASAAGCKRKYYPGQEEDDDDEEDAGDLGAEPPGGAPFAPCKRARFEDFCPDSSPDASNISNLISIFGSGFSGLVSRQPDSSEQPPPLNGQLCAKQALASLGAWTRAIVAF, translated from the coding sequence ATGGAGTGCGCCCTGGACGCCCAGAGCCTGATCAGCATCTCCCTGCGCAAGATCCACAGCTCCCGGACTCAGCGCGGCGGCATCAAGCTGCACAAGAACCTCCTGGTGTCCTACGTGCTCCGCAACGCGCGCCAGCTTTACCTGAGCGAGCGCTACGCCGAGCTTTACCggcgccagcagcagcagcagcaacagcaacagcagcagccgccccaccaccagcaccagcaccTCGCGTACGCGGCGCCGGGCATGCCGGCCAGCGCGGCCGACTTCGGCCCGCTCCAACTTGGCGGCGGCGGGGACGCGGAGGCGCGCGAGCCGGCCGCCCGGCACCAGCTGCACCAGCTCCACCAGCTCCACCAGCTGCACCTCCAGCAGCAGCTGCACCAGCACCAGCACCCGGCGCCCAGGGgctgcgcggcggcggcggccggggcgCCCGCGGGCGGCGCGGGGGCGCTCTCGGAGCTGCCCGGGTGCGCCGCGCTCCAGCCGCCGCACGGCGCGCCCCACCGCGGGCAGCCCTTGGAGCCGCTGCAGCCGGGTCCtgcgccgctgccgccgcccgcTCCCGCCGCCCTCTGTCCGCGGGACCCTCGCGCCTCGGCCGCCTGCTCCGCGCCCCCAGGGGCCGCCCCTCAGGCCGCTGCCGCCGTGTCCCCGCCCGCCTCCCCGGCCCCCGCCTCTTCCCCCGGCTTCTACCGTGGCGCGTACCCGGCCCCCTCGGACTTCGGCGTGCACTGCAGCAGCCAGACCACCGTGCTGGACCTGGACACTCACGTGGTGACCACGGTGGAAAACGGCTACTTGCACCAGGACTGCTGCGCCTCCGCCCACTGCCTCTGCTGTGGCCAGGGCGCTCCGGGACCGGGCCTGGCGTCCGCCGCCGGCTGCAAGCGCAAGTATTACCCCGGCCAGGAAGAGGACGACGACGACGAGGAGGACGCGGGCGACCTGGGGGCCGAGCCCCCCGGGGGCGCCCCGTTCGCCCCCTGCAAGCGCGCCCGCTTCGAGGACTTCTGCCCGGACTCGTCCCCGGACGCGTCCAACatctcaaacttgatctccatcTTTGGCTCGGGCTTCTCGGGGTTGGTGAGCCGACAGCCGGACTCCTCGGAGCAGCCGCCGCCGCTCAACGGGCAGCTGTGCGCCAAGCAGGCGCTCGCCAGCCTCGGCGCCTGGACTCGAGCCATTGTCGCCTTCTAG